The following coding sequences are from one Mustela lutreola isolate mMusLut2 chromosome 5, mMusLut2.pri, whole genome shotgun sequence window:
- the LOC131832177 gene encoding protocadherin gamma-A7 isoform X19 codes for MAAPQRGGEYRRFILLSILLGTQKEAWAGHILYSVPEETDKGSFVGNIAKDLGLEPGELEERGVRIVSRGRTQLFTLNPRSGSLVTADRIDREELCAQSARCLVNFNILMDKMNLHPVEVEIIDVNDNAPRFLTEEMTVKITENTAPGVRFPLNEARDPDVGTNSLQSYQLNPNHHFSLVVQTGDDGGKYPELVLERVLDREEEAVHHLLLTASDGGDPPRSQTAHIQVTVVDVNDHAPVFSLPQYQATVPENVPVGTRLLMVHAVDLDEGVNGEVTYSFRKITQKILQIFQLNPHTGELSTLESLDYEESSYYEMEVQAQDGPGSITRAKVMITILDVNDNAPEVTVTSVSNSVPEDTPPGTVVALFYLQDRDSGKNGEVTCTISENLPFKLERSIDNYYRLMTAKNLDREKCSVYNITLIATDGGTPPLSSETHISMNVADTNDNPPAFPQSSYSVYIPENNPRGASIFSVTASDPDSQENARVTYSLSEDTLQGASLSSYVSINSDTGILYALHSFDYEQFRDLQLSVTAQDSGDPPLSSNVSLSIFIVDQNDNIPEILYPTLPTDGSTGVELAPRSAEPGYLVTKVVAVDRDSGQNAWLAYRLLKASEPGLFAVGLHTGEVRTARALLDRDALKQSLVVAVQDHGQPPLSATVTLTVAVADSIPDVLADLGSIGTPADPDDADLTLYLVVAVAAVSCVFLAFVIVLLALRLRRWHASRVLQASGGGLVGVPASHFVGVDGVRAFLQTYSHEVSLTADSRKSHVIFPQPNYADMLLSLESCEKKDPLLTSTDFRECKDEAENIQLVKLKQQRLQCPSADCGRRCWPKWRAWALAISSRSRSALSLADSLARAFTPLPPVEKKKP; via the exons ATGGCGGCTCCGCAGAGGGGTGGGGAATACAGAAGATTCATCCTGCTCTCCATCCTCCTGGGAACCCAGAAGGAAGCTTGGGCAGGACATATTCTCTACTCTGTGCCAGAGGAGACAGACAAAGGATCTTTTGTGGGTAATATCGCTAAGGATTTGGGTCTGGAGCCCGGAGAACTGGAGGAGCGTGGAGTCCGCATCGTCTCCAGAGGTAGGACGCAGCTTTTCACTCTGAATCCGCGAAGTGGCAGCTTGGTCACCGCGGACAGGATAGACCGGGAGGAGCTCTGCGCTCAGAGCGCGCGGTGCCTAGTGAACTTTAACATCCTGATGGATAAAATGAATCTTCACCCAGTAGAAGTGGAAATAATAGATGTTAATGACAACGCTCCCAGATTCTTGACGGAAGAAATGACTGTGAAAATAACGGAGAACACAGCTCCTGGGGTGCGGTTTCCGTTAAATGAGGCTCGGGATCCAGATGTGGGCACGAACTCTCTCCAGAGCTACCAGCTCAACCCTAATCATCACTTCTCCCTGGTAGTGCAGACTGGAGACGAtgggggtaaatatccagaattAGTGCTGGAAAGGGTGCTGGATCGAGAGGAAGAGGCAGTTCACCACCTACTCCTTACAGCCTCTGACGGTGGCGACCCACCCCGATCCCAGACCGCCCACATCCAAGTAACAGTGGTAGATGTGAACGATCACGCTCCAgtcttctctttgcctcagtaCCAAGCAACTGTCCCTGAGAATGTGCCGGTGGGTACGAGATTGCTAATGGTGCATGCCGTTGACCTGGATGAGGGAGTCAATGGGGAAGTGACATATTCTTTCCGGAAAATAACTCAGAAGATTCTGCAGATATTCCAGCTGAACCCTCATACAGGAGAATTATCAACTTTAGAAAGCCTAGATTATGAAGAGTCCAGCTACTATGAAATGGAAGTTCAGGCTCAGGACGGTCCTGGTAGTATAACAAGGGCTAAAGTAATGATCACAATTTTAGATGTGAATGACAATGCCCCAGAAGTGACTGTAACATCTGTAAGCAACTCAGTCCCTGAAGACACTCCTCCTGGAACTGTAGTTGCTCTTTTCTACCTTCAAGATAGAGATTCTGGCAAGAATGGTGAGGTAACCTGCACTATTTCAGAAAATCTGCCTTTTAAATTAGAAAGATCAATAGACAATTACTATAGGTTAATGACAGCAAAAAACCTGGACCGGGAAAAATGCTCTGTGTATAACATCACACTGATAGCCACAGATGGTGGAACCCCACCCTTGTCCTCAGAAACTCACATCTCCATGAACGTGGCAGATACCAACGACAATCCGCCTGCCTTCCCTCAGTCCTCCTATTCTGTCTACATCCCTGAAAACAACCCCAGAGGTGCCTCCATCTTCTCTGTGACTGCATCCGACCCGGACAGCCAGGAGAATGCTCGAGTCACTTACTCCCTGTCTGAAGACACTCTCCAGGGGGCTTCCCTCTCCTCCTATGTGTCCATCAACTCTGACACAGGCATCCTGTATGCCTTGCACTCCTTCGACTATGAGCAGTTCCGTGACCTGCAGTTGAGCGTGACTGCGCAGGACAGCGGAGACCCACCACTCAGCAGCAATGTGTCCTTGAGTATATTCATTGTGGACCAGAATGACAACATACCAGAGATCCTGTACCCCACCCTCCCCACTGACGGTTCCACAGGCGTGGAGCTGGCTCCTCGCTCCGCAGAGCCTGGCTACCTGGTCAccaaggtggtggcggtggacAGAGACTCTGGCCAGAACGCCTGGCTGGCCTACCGCCTGCTCAAGGCCAGCGAGCCAGGGCTCTTCGCGGTGGGGCTGCACACGGGCGAGGTGCGCACAGCGCGGGCCCTGCTGGACAGAGACGCGCTCAAGCAGAGCCTGGTGGTGGCGGTGCAGGATCACGGGCAGCCCCCTCTGTCGGCCACCGTCACGCTCACCGTGGCCGTGGCCGACAGCATCCCCGACGTCCTGGCGGACCTGGGCAGCATCGGGACCCCCGCCGACCCAGACGATGCGGACCTCACGCTCTATctggtggtggcggtggcggcCGTCTCCTGCGTCTTCCTCGCCTTCGTCATCGTGCTGCTGGCGCTCAGGCTGAGGCGCTGGCACGCGTCGCGTGTGCTCCAGGCTTCAGGAGGCGGGCTGGTGGGCGTGCCGGCCTCGCACTTCGTGGGCGTGGACGGGGTGCGGGCTTTCCTGCAGACCTATTCGCACGAGGTGTCCCTCACTGCGGACTCGCGCAAGAGTCACGTGATCTTCCCCCAGCCCAACTATGCGGATATGCTCCTCAGTTTGGAGAGCTGTGAGAAAAAAGATCCCTTATTAACCTCCACAGATTTTCGTGAATGTAAGGATGAAGCCGAAAATATTCAG CTGGTTAAACTGAAGCAGCAGAGGCTGCAGTGTCCTAGTGCGGACTGTGGGCGCCGCTGTTGGCCAAAATGGAGAGCTTGGGCACTGGCGATCTCTTCGCGCAGCCGCAGCGCACTTTCCCTAGCCGACTCGTTAGCCCGAGCCTTTACACCACTTCCTCCTGTAGAAAAGAAGAAACCCTGA
- the LOC131832177 gene encoding protocadherin gamma-B4 isoform X20, with protein MGSGAAERGWAERRPVLFPFLLSLFWPALSEQIRYGIPEEMPEGSVVGNLAKDLGLSVHELPTRQLRISSEKAYFTVSAKSGELLVGSRLDREQICGKKTACTLEFEAVAENPLNFYHVSVDIEDINDHTPKFTQTSFDLQISESTKPGARFILGSAHDADIGTNSLQNYHLSPNDHFSLVNKEKLDGSKYPELVLKVPLDREEQKSYQLILTALDGGDPPLSSTAKIQVLVTDANDNPPVFSQELYRVAVPENVLPGTLVLQVMATDQDEGVNAQITFSFTEAGQITQFDLNSITGEITILHTLDFEEVKEYSIVLEARDGGGMIAQCTVEIEVQDINDNFPEVVFQSLRDIVMEDTKLGTHVALLKIRDKDSGHNGEVFCKLEGDVPFKIVSSSINTYKLVTDGVLDREQTPEYNVTITATDRGKPPLSSSSSITLHIGDVNDNAPVFQQPSYIVHVAENNPPGASIAHVSASDPDLGPNGRVSYSIIASDLEPRALASYVSVSAQSGVVFAQRAFDHEQLRAFELTLQARDQGSPALSANVSLRVLVGDRNDNAPRVLYPALGPDGSALFDTVPRAAQPGYLVTKVVAVDADSGHNAWLSYHVLQASEPGLFSLGLRTGEVRTARALGDRDAARQRLLVAVRDGGQPPLSATATLLLVFADSLQEVLPDVSDHPEPSDPQAELQFYLVVALALISVLFLLAVTLAIALHLRRSSSLTTWGCFQPGLCVKSGPVVPPIYSEGTLPYSYNLCVAHTGKPEFNFLKCNEQLSSEQDILCGDSSGALFPLCKSSESTSHLAQISERPADPTNQLQGCSGTLSLHLRHSSFLEDDLHSCSKKVNKTQMPNEDAEWIP; from the exons ATGGGGAGCGGCGCTGCGGAGAGGGGCTGGGCTGAGAGGCGGCCGGTGCTCTTTCCCTTCCTGCTGTCTTTGTTCTGGCCGGCGCTGTCTGAGCAGATCCGCTACGGGATTCCCGAGGAAATGCCCGAGGGCTCGGTGGTGGGGAACCTCGCCAAGGATTTGGGACTGAGCGTGCATGAGTTACCGACTCGACAACTGCGCATCAGTTCGGAGAAGGCTTACTTCACCGTGAGCGCCAAGAGCGGGGAGCTACTTGTGGGCAGCAGGCTAGACCGGGAGCAGATATGTGGGAAGAAGACAGCCTGTACTCTGGAATTTGAGGCTGTTGCCGAAAATCCGTTGAACTTTTATCACGTGAGTGTGGACATCGAAGATATTAATGACCATACCCCTAAGTTCACCCAAACTTCCTTTGACCTGCAAATAAGTGAGTCTACAAAGCCCGGGGCACGATTTATTTTAGGATCTGCCCATGATGCAGATATTGGTACCAACTCACTACAGAATTACCATCTCAGCCCCAATGATCATTTCTCACTcgtgaataaagaaaaattagatgGCAGTAAATACCCTGAGCTGGTACTAAAGGTGCCTTTAGACCGGGAAGAGCAGAAATCCTACCAGTTGATCTTGACGGCATTGGACGGCGGGGATCCACCCCTTAGTAGTACTGCCAAGATACAGGTACTAGTGACTGATGCCAATGATAACCCTCCAGTGTTTAGCCAAGAGCTATACAGGGTGGCTGTTCCGGAAAACGTTCTTCCGGGCACCCTTGTGCTTCAAGTGATGGCCACTGACCAGGACGAGGGTGTCAATGCCCAGATCACTTTCTCTTTCACAGAAGCAGGCCAGATCACCCAGTTTGACCTAAATTCTATTACGGGGGAAATTACTATTCTGCATACGTTAGACTTTGAGGAGGTCAAAGAATATTCCATAGTTTTGGAAGCAAGGGATGGTGGAGGAATGATTGCCCAATGTACTGTGGAGATAGAGGTCCAAGACATAAATGACAATTTCCCAGAAGTGGTATTCCAATCTCTGCGGGATATCGTTATGGAGGACACCAAGCTGGGAACACACGTTGCTTTGCTTAAAATCCGTGACAAGGATTCTGGACACAACGGAGAAGTTTTTTGTAAATTAGAAGGCGATGTTCCGTTTAAAATAGTCTCTTCTTCGATAAACACCTATAAATTAGTGACAGATGGAGTTCTAGACCGTGAGCAGACTCCTGAGTATAATGTCACTATCACAGCCACCGACAGGGGCAAGCCCCCCCTTTCCTCTAGCTCAAGCATCACCCTACACATTGGCGATGTCAACGACAATGCGCCAGTTTTCCAACAGCCTTCGTACATCGTTCATGTGGCAGAGAACAATCCTCCTGGCGCCTCGATTGCACACGTCAGCGCCTCCGACCCCGACCTGGGGCCCAACGGTCGCGTCTCCTACTCCATCATCGCCAGCGACCTGGAGCCACGGGCGCTGGCGTCCTACGTGTCCGTGAGCGCGCAGAGCGGGGTGGTGTTCGCGCAGCGCGCCTTCGACCACGAGCAGCTGCGCGCCTTCGAGCTGACCCTGCAGGCGCGCGACCAGGGCTCGCCCGCACTCAGCGCCAACGTGAGCCTGCGCGTGTTGGTGGGCGACCGCAACGACAACGCGCCGCGGGTGCTGTACCCGGCGCTGGGACCTGACGGCTCGGCGCTGTTCGACACGGTGCCGCGCGCCGCGCAGCCCGGCTACCTGGTCAccaaggtggtggcggtggacGCCGACTCCGGACACAATGCCTGGCTGTCGTACCACGTGCTGCAGGCTAGCGAGCCGGGACTCTTCAGCCTGGGGCTGCGCACGGGCGAGGTGCGCACGGCGCGTGCTTTGGGCGACCGGGACGCGGCCCGCCAGCGCCTGCTGGTCGCTGTGCGGGATGGGGGACAGCCGCCGCTCTCGGCCACGGCCACGCTGCTCCTGGTTTTCGCCGACAGCTTGCAGGAGGTGCTGCCGGATGTCAGCGACCACCCGGAGCCCTCTGACCCCCAGGCAGAGTTGCAGTTTTACCTGGTCGTAGCGCTGGCCTTGATCTCAGTACTTTTCCTCCTGGCTGTGACTCTGGCCATCGCCTTACACCTTCGTCGCTCCTCCAGCCTCACCACCTGGGGCTGCTTTCAGCCTGGTCTGTGTGTCAAATCAGGACCTGTGGTTCCTCCCATCTACAGTGAAGGGACTTTGCCTTATTCTTACAATTTGTGCGTTGCCCACACTGGAAAGCCGGAGTTTAATTTTCTAAAGTGCAACGAGCAGTTGAGTTCAGAACAAGACATACTTTGCGGGGATTCATCTGGGGCCTTATTTCCACTTTGCAAATCCAGTGAGTCAACATCCCATCTG GCTCAGATCTCAGAAAGACCGGCAGATCCCACAAACCAGCTGCAGGGCTGCAGCGGAACTCTGTCCTTACATCTGAGACACTCCAGTTTTCTAGAAGATGATCTCCACAGCTGCAGCAAAAAGGTAAACAAGACGCAAATGCCCAATGAGGATGCTGAGTGGATTCCGTAG